Part of the Microcebus murinus isolate Inina chromosome 19, M.murinus_Inina_mat1.0, whole genome shotgun sequence genome, TGTGGAAGAGGAGGAATGTCACAAGGAGACAAGctaccccagccccaaccctacCTTCCTTGGCCTGGAGGAACGGCAGTGCGGGAGGGGTGCCTGAGAAAGGCCCTGGGAGCTCTCCGAGCCACACAAGCCAGTGAGCACATTCTCTGGAGAGCAGTGGCCCGAGCTGACCCAACCTCTGCTAACACAAGCAACAGGCTGGGGCCCGTAGCACAAGGGATCAAGGTTAAACCTCAAGAATGTCCCTGATGGAGGAATAAGGCCTCTGGGCTCAGGTGTGGAAGCTGAAGCTGGGTAGTCTCCTTCCTCGGAGAGCCGCAGCTTGGGGAGGCCCCTGTGACTGCAGGTTGGCTGGGGAAGGGGCCGTCCtgcctggaggcagggagagggatgGGATGACCTCTGAAGATCCTTCCAGCCCAGGGAGTTCCTCTTGAGGTCTAACTGCCATCCCTCCTGCTGTAAAATTAAGTCCATTTCCTCTAGTTCTGTCCTCTGTAGAGACGGAAAACTTATCATTATCCTCTAGAGAATTAACCTTCGGAGACTTTTATCTGTCCCATTCCTCCCCCCTTAGCCCCCACCCCAGCATTCTCTTCTTCCCCCAGCTTGAGCATGAAGGTCCCCATACCTTCTCAAAGTGCCAAGAACCTCTATAACATGGttcctcccaccccactcccccactCCCCCTCTATCCCTTCCCCCTAGGAAATTTCTACAAGTCAAATCCCCTCACCTCTTCAGTGCCACCTCAGGTTGAGCTGGAAGGCTAGAGCCCTCCGAGTCACTAGAACTggagccagaggaggaggaggatgatgaGGACGatgaggatgaagaggaggagctagaggacgaggaggaggaggaggaactccGGCGCTCCTTTGCTGGCTGCAGGGCGGCCAATGCAGAAGGCTGCTGGGCCCCAGTAGAGGCAGGTGGTTCCCCACCCTCGGAATGGGACACCCCAGGGGCAGCGACAGAGAGCATGCCATTGTGGCCACCAGCAGACGATGTGGTCTTTGCCACTGCCCCAGAGGAAAGGGACTGAGACCCTGCTATGGGGGTGGTCTGGGCAATCAAAGAACGAGATTGGTCTGAAAAAGCAGATGGCACAGGGGACCTAGGCCTCTCCTGTGCTGGAGGGAGAAGAGACTGTGAGGGAGCCTGGCCCATTCTTGAAACAGGGGACGGAGCCCGCTCGGAGGTCATCCTAGACTGGCTTGGGGCAGATGGTGGCGTTCTGGATCTGGCTCGGTCAAGGAGCGGTGGTGAGGTTCTGCCACTGACACGCTCGTAGGCAGAGAGGGGCACCCTAGGGCTGGTGAGGTTTGCACCAGACAATGCTGGAGCCATTCTAGCACTGGTGAGGCTTGCAGGAGCCAAGGCTGTGGGGGTTCTGGAGCTGGCAATGTTGACAGGAGCTGTGGCATGTGCAGACCGAGGACCCACCAGGTTTGCAGAGGCTGGAGCCTGGGGTGTTCTGGAACTGGAAGGATAATTTGCAGCAGTTGGGGGAGTGCCAGAGCCTGTGAGACTCAAAGCTGCCAAGGCAGCTGGGGTTCTGGCTCCTGCCAGGTTCACAGCTGGGGCTGTGGGGGTACGAGGGTCAGCAAGGTTCACAGCTGAAGGTGCCACTGCTGTTCTGGGGCTGGCCAAGTTCATGGCTGCTGCAGCAGCTGGTGTTCGTGAGTCAGCCAAGTTCACTGCTGTCGGGATGGCAGGTGTTCTGGCACTGGCCAGGTTCATGGCTGCTGCAGAAGCTGCAGGAATCCTGCTGGCAAGGTTAGCAGCTGGGGCCGTTCTGAGACTCATGAGAGGCACTGGAGCTGGAACCTGGGACATTCTTGCAGCAAGGCCAGCAGCGGACATGGACGGAGGAGGCCGAGCAGTGCCAAGACTGATGGCCGTCAGCGCAAGAGCAATTCTAGATTGAGCATGATTTTCCGGCACAGATGTTCTCTGGTGATCAGGTATTCGGGGACCTGGACCATCCATCATGGAGCCACTAGCCTGCTGCAGGACAGACATGGGTGTTCTAGAGCTGCCAAGGGGTTCAAGCATTCCAGGTGATCTGCAGCGGTCAAGAGGAGTTGGTGACATGCTAGGACGACTGAAGCAGCTTACTCTGGAGCTATTCAGTGCTACAGGAGGTGTCCGAGAACCAGAATGGTTCCTTGTTGCTGGAGGAGTAGCAGAACGTGAACGATCAGAACTACTTCCAGATGCAGAACGCCTGCGGATGGCTGGAGGAGATCTTGTTAAGGACCGTTTGCCTCGAGTTATTCGTGGAGTACGAGATCTAGAACGGCGGCGGATAGCAAGTGGTGAGCGACTTCGAGAACGTTTGCGTGGCAACAGTGGTGTTCGAGACCTAGAGCGGCGCCGAATAGCTGGAGGTGTTCGGGACCTAGAGCGGCGGCGTGTCACTGGAGAGGTTCGAGAGCGGGACCTCCTTCGAGTTACTGGAGAAGTGCGAGATCGAGATCTCCTTCGGGTCACCGGAGATGTTCTGGATCTTGATCTTCTACGAGTAATAGGTGAAGTTCTGCTTCGAGATCGTCTCCTGGTTACAGGCGGAGTCCTAGATCTGGACCTTCTGCGAGTCACTGGTGGAGTTCTAGAACGGGAGCGCCGGCGTGTTGTTGGCGTTCTGGACCTTGAACGACGGCGGGTTACTGGTGGTGTTCTAGACCGGGATCGCCTTCGACTCACCGGGGATGCTCTTGACCGAGATCTTCGCCGAGTCACTGATGTTCTGGACCTTGACCGCCTCCTACTGACTGGTGAGGTTCGAGACCTGGACCTACGTCGGCTTATCAGGGGTGTTCTGGACCTGGATCGCCGGTGAGTGGCTGGAGAGGCTCGAGATCTAGAGCGTTTCCACGGGGCTGGTGATGTGCGTGAGCGAGAACGCTTCCGACTGGTTGGAGGTGTCCGAGAACGGCCTCTCCGGCGTCGAGAGGAGGTTCGGGAAGTCTCCTGCCTGGCAGGTGACCTTGAGTGATAACCAGAGCCTCCCCTCCTTCGACGAGTAACCCGAGACCTTGACCGGCTCCGCTGTCTTCTCCGAGATGTCGACTGAGAAGATCCAGACCTATCTCGACGGCGGGTTGTTCTGGTTTTCTCCCTCCTTGAGCGGGAACGAGACCTCTGGAGTCCTCGAGGCTTTGGTGAAGGAGACCGGCCTCTCCTGGAAGTTGTCTTAGTGCGTGGAGATGAAGCTGAGCGTCGTCGGCGTGAAGACCTTGACTTTTCAGCTGGCTCTGGGGAAGACACTGAGGGACTTCTTCGGCGTCTTGGGGGAGTTCTAGAGCGGGTTTCTGGTGAGGAAGAGGCAGAGTGGCTTCTACGGGAAAGTCTGGCCTTCCTTGTTAGTTCAGGAGATGATCGAGAACTGCGACGTCGAGGTGGCGTGCGAGATTTGGTCTTGGGCTCTGGTGATGACCTGGAGCCTCTTCGAACAGTTTTGGATTTAGGTGGGTGTTCTGGAGAGGACTCGGTACTGCTGCTTCCTTCAGGAGATGGGCCTCTGCCTTTGCTTGATGAACCTGATCTGCTTCGTCTGGGAAGGACCCTTGGGGTAGGATCTTTGGGTTCAGGAGAGGAATCAGAGCCACTCTGTGCCCTGGGTGCCACTCTTGGCTTATCTTTCACTTCAGGGGAGGAGCCAGACCTACTGCGTCGAGGAGAAGGTCGGGATTTGCTATCAACCTCTGGAGATGATCCAGAGCGACTCCTCTGCCTCAGTGGAGTTCGTGTCTTGGTTTTAGAATCTGGAGAAGAGTCTGACTCACTTCTTTCCTGAGGGGATGCACTGGGTTTGCCATCAAGTTCTTGAGAAGATCCAGACCTACTTCTCTGCCCAAGTGGAGTCCTAGCCACAGTCTTCTGTTCAACTGATGATTCTgacccacttctctctctctgcgGGGTAAGACACTTGTTGTTGAGATCTGGGGATGATGGAGAACGACTTCTTggcctaggagtctgaggcaaAGCTTTCGGTTCTGGAGAAGAATCACATTCACTTCTCCCTCTAGATGGTGTTCTAGGTATATCTTTCATTCCAGGAGAGGACCCAGACAGGCTGTGCCTTGAGGGAGTCCCAGATCCATCTCTAAGTCCTGGAGAAGACCCAGACCTGCTTCTCCTTGTTGGAGTTCTAGGTAAGCCATCTTTCAGTTCAGGAGAAGATGCAGAACTACTTCTTTCTCTCGAGGGTGTTCTGGGTACAGCATCAAGGACAGGTGAAGCAACACTTTGATTTGAAGACATTCCAGCCTTTTCCATTGCATCTGGGGATAACTCAGAACTGCTGTGTCTAGAAGATCTTGTCAATTGTTCTCTCACATCTAGAGACGGATCTGTCTCCAGCTGATTAAGGAAAGGTCCATTCAAATCTTCTTTAACCTCAGAAGAAAACCCAGTATTCATTTGTGTACCAATAGGGCCTGAGTTTCTAAATTCTAAAGGTGATCCAAAGCTATTCTCCCTGGGGGGAGAGTTAGACAGTTCTTTATGTTCTGGAGAAAAACGTGGCCCACCCCAAGATGAGGCCACTGCAGCAACTTCTGCTTCCAAAGCAGCCTGTGACTGGCTTTGGTCAAGAGTCAAAGATACAGCAGGCCTTTCTTCTATTTCAGGAGATGATTCGAGGTTATTTTCAgccatttctttaagttctggaGACAACTGGGACAGGACATGGCTTGACGGTTCTTCAGATTTCTCTACCACCTCCATTAACTCTTCACCTTGGCTTAACTTGGCTAATGTGCTATTTTGGTCTCTTGTATCTAGCGGTGACCCAGCATCACTTCTTTCCCTCAATGGGGTTCTAGGTATATCTTTGAGTACTGGTGAAGACTCAGGCCTAACCTGTACCAAAGGACTAAATATGTCTCTCGGTCTAGGAGACGACGCAGTAACATCCTCCTGAAGGGGTAAGcccattttctcttttgattcaGGAGAAGGCTCTGATCTACTCTGCCCCAGAAGAGATTCAGAGTCTACTGCAGCATATAAAGAGTCAGACTGAGACCTGCTCTGCTCAGGAGACATTCCAGATTTCAGCCTAGGACTTCCTGATAATTCACTTCTCTCTTGCCTTGTAGGAGATCTGGGTGCCAGCTCAGTGATTGGAGACGAGGACCTGGATTGATCACCCTTAGGAGGGGTTTGAGATTTGCTCTGCAGAGATGGAGATTCTGAGTGACTCTGTCTCAC contains:
- the SRRM2 gene encoding serine/arginine repetitive matrix protein 2 isoform X2, whose translation is MYNGIGLPTPRGSGTNGYVQRNLSLVRGRRGERPDYKGEEELRRLEAALVKRPNPDILDHERKRRVELRCLELEEMMEEQGYEEQQIQEKVATFRLMLLEKDVNPGGKEDTPGQRPAVTETHQLAELNEKKNERLRAAFGISDSYVDGSSFDPQRRAREAKQPAPEPPKPYSLVRESSSSRSPTPKQKKKKKKKDRGRRSESSSPRRERKKSSKKKKHRSESESKKRKHRSPTPKSKRKSKDKKRKRSRSTTPAPKSRRAHRSTSADSASSSDTSRSRSRSAAAKTHVTALTGRSPSPASGRRGEGDAPSGEPGTINTQQPGSPEPSTKRPSSPYEDKDKKEKSAARPSPSPERSSTGPEPPAPTPLLAEQHGGSPQPLATTPLSQEPVNPPSEASPTRGRSPPKSPEKPPQLSSSESSPPSPQPTKVSRHASSSPESPKPAPAPGARRESSSSPTSKNRSHGRAKRDKSHSPTPSRRVGRSRSPAATKRGRSRSRTPTKRGHSRSRSPQWRRSRSAQRWGRSRSPQRRGRSRSPQRPGWSRSRNTQRRGRSRSARRGRSHSRSPATRGRSRSRTPARRGRSRSRTPARRRSRSRTPARRRSRSRTPPRRVRSRSRTPARRRSRTRSPVRRRSRSRSLARRSARSRSRTPARRSARSRSRTPARRSARSRSRTPARRSGRSRSRTPARRGRSRSRTPRRGRSRSRSLVRRGRSHSRTPQRRGRSGSSSERKNKSRTSQRSRSNSSPEMKKSRVSSRRSRSVSSPRSKVKSRLSLRRSLSGSSPCPKQKSQTPPRRSRSGSSQHKAKSRTPPRRSRSGSSPPPKQKSKTPSRQSHSSSSPHSKAKSGTPPRQGSVGSPQANEQSATPQRRSHSESSPDPELKSRTPSRHSCSGSSPPPVKSSTPPRQSPSRSSSPQPKVKAVTSPRRRSHSGSSSPSPSRVTSRTPPRQSRSVSPCSNVESRSLLRHSHSRSSSPDTKVKPETPPRQSHSGSTSPYPKVKPQTPPGLSLFGSKSPRHQEKSKDSPAQSSPGSFSLCPGVKSSTPPGDSYFGSSSLQQRGQSQISPDLRSDTSSPEVRQSHSESPSLQSKSQTPPKGDQSRSSSPITELAPRSPTRQERSELSGSPRLKSGMSPEQSRSQSDSLYAAVDSESLLGQSRSEPSPESKEKMGLPLQEDVTASSPRPRDIFSPLVQVRPESSPVLKDIPRTPLRERSDAGSPLDTRDQNSTLAKLSQGEELMEVVEKSEEPSSHVLSQLSPELKEMAENNLESSPEIEERPAVSLTLDQSQSQAALEAEVAAVASSWGGPRFSPEHKELSNSPPRENSFGSPLEFRNSGPIGTQMNTGFSSEVKEDLNGPFLNQLETDPSLDVREQLTRSSRHSSSELSPDAMEKAGMSSNQSVASPVLDAVPRTPSRERSSSASSPELKDGLPRTPTRRSRSGSSPGLRDGSGTPSRHSLSGSSPGMKDIPRTPSRGRSECDSSPEPKALPQTPRPRSRSPSSPDLNNKCLTPQRERSGSESSVEQKTVARTPLGQRSRSGSSQELDGKPSASPQERSESDSSPDSKTKTRTPLRQRSRSGSSPEVDSKSRPSPRRSRSGSSPEVKDKPRVAPRAQSGSDSSPEPKDPTPRVLPRRSRSGSSSKGRGPSPEGSSSTESSPEHPPKSKTVRRGSRSSPEPKTKSRTPPRRRSSRSSPELTRKARLSRRSHSASSSPETRSRTPPRRRRSPSVSSPEPAEKSRSSRRRRSASSPRTKTTSRRGRSPSPKPRGLQRSRSRSRREKTRTTRRRDRSGSSQSTSRRRQRSRSRSRVTRRRRGGSGYHSRSPARQETSRTSSRRRRGRSRTPPTSRKRSRSRTSPAPWKRSRSRASPATHRRSRSRTPLISRRRSRSRTSPVSRRRSRSRTSVTRRRSRSRASPVSRRRSRSRTPPVTRRRSRSRTPTTRRRSRSRTPPVTRRRSRSRTPPVTRRRSRSRTSPITRRRSRSRTSPVTRRRSRSRTSPVTRRRSRSRTSPVTRRRSRSRTPPAIRRRSRSRTPLLPRKRSRSRSPLAIRRRSRSRTPRITRGKRSLTRSPPAIRRRSASGSSSDRSRSATPPATRNHSGSRTPPVALNSSRVSCFSRPSMSPTPLDRCRSPGMLEPLGSSRTPMSVLQQASGSMMDGPGPRIPDHQRTSVPENHAQSRIALALTAISLGTARPPPSMSAAGLAARMSQVPAPVPLMSLRTAPAANLASRIPAASAAAMNLASARTPAIPTAVNLADSRTPAAAAAMNLASPRTAVAPSAVNLADPRTPTAPAVNLAGARTPAALAALSLTGSGTPPTAANYPSSSRTPQAPASANLVGPRSAHATAPVNIASSRTPTALAPASLTSARMAPALSGANLTSPRVPLSAYERVSGRTSPPLLDRARSRTPPSAPSQSRMTSERAPSPVSRMGQAPSQSLLPPAQERPRSPVPSAFSDQSRSLIAQTTPIAGSQSLSSGAVAKTTSSAGGHNGMLSVAAPGVSHSEGGEPPASTGAQQPSALAALQPAKERRSSSSSSSSSSSSSSSSSSSSSSSSSGSSSSDSEGSSLPAQPEVALKRVPSPTPAPKEAVREGRPPEPTPAKRKRRSSSSSSSSSSSSSSSSSSSSSSSSSSSSSSSSSSSSSSSSSSPSPAKPGPQALPKPASPKKPPPGERRSRSPRKPIDSLRDSRSLSYSPVERRRPSPQPSPQDQLSSSERGSRRGQRGDSRSPGHKRRRETPSPQPMRHRSSRSP
- the SRRM2 gene encoding serine/arginine repetitive matrix protein 2 isoform X1; the encoded protein is MYNGIGLPTPRGSGTNGYVQRNLSLVRGRRGERPDYKGEEELRRLEAALVKRPNPDILDHERKRRVELRCLELEEMMEEQGYEEQQIQEKVATFRLMLLEKDVNPGGKEDTPGQRPAVTETHQLAELNEKKNERLRAAFGISDSYVDGSSFDPQRRAREAKQPAPEPPKPYSLVRESSSSRSPTPKQKKKKKKKDRGRRSESSSPRRERKKSSKKKKHRSESESKKRKHRSPTPKSKRKSKDKKRKRSRSTTPAPKSRRAHRSTSADSASSSDTSRSRSRSAAAKTHVTALTGRSPSPASGRRGEGDAPSGEPGTINTQQPGSPEPSTKRPSSPYEDKDKKEKSAARPSPSPERSSTGPEPPAPTPLLAEQHGGSPQPLATTPLSQEPVNPPSEASPTRGRSPPKSPEKPPQLSSSESSPPSPQPTKVSRHASSSPESPKPAPAPGARRESSSSPTSKNRSHGRAKRDKSHSPTPSRRVGRSRSPAATKRGRSRSRTPTKRGHSRSRSPQWRRSRSAQRWGRSRSPQRRGRSRSPQRPGWSRSRNTQRRGRSRSARRGRSHSRSPATRGRSRSRTPARRGRSRSRTPARRRSRSRTPARRRSRSRTPPRRVRSRSRTPARRRSRTRSPVRRRSRSRSLARRSARSRSRTPARRSARSRSRTPARRSARSRSRTPARRSGRSRSRTPARRGRSRSRTPRRGRSRSRSLVRRGRSHSRTPQRRGRSGSSSERKNKSRTSQRSRSNSSPEMKKSRVSSRRSRSVSSPRSKVKSRLSLRRSLSGSSPCPKQKSQTPPRRSRSGSSQHKAKSRTPPRRSRSGSSPPPKQKSKTPSRQSHSSSSPHSKAKSGTPPRQGSVGSPQANEQSATPQRRSHSESSPDPELKSRTPSRHSCSGSSPPPVKSSTPPRQSPSRSSSPQPKVKAVTSPRRRSHSGSSSPSPSRVTSRTPPRQSRSVSPCSNVESRSLLRHSHSRSSSPDTKVKPETPPRQSHSGSTSPYPKVKPQTPPGLSLFGSKSPRHQEKSKDSPAQSSPGSFSLCPGVKSSTPPGDSYFGSSSLQQRGQSQISPDLRSDTSSPEVRQSHSESPSLQSKSQTPPKGDQSRSSSPITELAPRSPTRQERSELSGSPRLKSGMSPEQSRSQSDSLYAAVDSESLLGQSRSEPSPESKEKMGLPLQEDVTASSPRPRDIFSPLVQVRPESSPVLKDIPRTPLRERSDAGSPLDTRDQNSTLAKLSQGEELMEVVEKSEEPSSHVLSQLSPELKEMAENNLESSPEIEERPAVSLTLDQSQSQAALEAEVAAVASSWGGPRFSPEHKELSNSPPRENSFGSPLEFRNSGPIGTQMNTGFSSEVKEDLNGPFLNQLETDPSLDVREQLTRSSRHSSSELSPDAMEKAGMSSNQSVASPVLDAVPRTPSRERSSSASSPELKDGLPRTPTRRSRSGSSPGLRDGSGTPSRHSLSGSSPGMKDIPRTPSRGRSECDSSPEPKALPQTPRPRSRSPSSPDLNNKCLTPQRERSGSESSVEQKTVARTPLGQRSRSGSSQELDGKPSASPQERSESDSSPDSKTKTRTPLRQRSRSGSSPEVDSKSRPSPRRSRSGSSPEVKDKPRVAPRAQSGSDSSPEPKDPTPRVLPRRSRSGSSSKGRGPSPEGSSSTESSPEHPPKSKTVRRGSRSSPEPKTKSRTPPRRRSSRSSPELTRKARLSRRSHSASSSPETRSRTPPRRRRSPSVSSPEPAEKSRSSRRRRSASSPRTKTTSRRGRSPSPKPRGLQRSRSRSRREKTRTTRRRDRSGSSQSTSRRRQRSRSRSRVTRRRRGGSGYHSRSPARQETSRTSSRRRRGRSRTPPTSRKRSRSRTSPAPWKRSRSRASPATHRRSRSRTPLISRRRSRSRTSPVSRRRSRSRTSVTRRRSRSRASPVSRRRSRSRTPPVTRRRSRSRTPTTRRRSRSRTPPVTRRRSRSRTPPVTRRRSRSRTSPITRRRSRSRTSPVTRRRSRSRTSPVTRRRSRSRTSPVTRRRSRSRTPPAIRRRSRSRTPLLPRKRSRSRSPLAIRRRSRSRTPRITRGKRSLTRSPPAIRRRSASGSSSDRSRSATPPATRNHSGSRTPPVALNSSRVSCFSRPSMSPTPLDRCRSPGMLEPLGSSRTPMSVLQQASGSMMDGPGPRIPDHQRTSVPENHAQSRIALALTAISLGTARPPPSMSAAGLAARMSQVPAPVPLMSLRTAPAANLASRIPAASAAAMNLASARTPAIPTAVNLADSRTPAAAAAMNLASPRTAVAPSAVNLADPRTPTAPAVNLAGARTPAALAALSLTGSGTPPTAANYPSSSRTPQAPASANLVGPRSAHATAPVNIASSRTPTALAPASLTSARMAPALSGANLTSPRVPLSAYERVSGRTSPPLLDRARSRTPPSAPSQSRMTSERAPSPVSRMGQAPSQSLLPPAQERPRSPVPSAFSDQSRSLIAQTTPIAGSQSLSSGAVAKTTSSAGGHNGMLSVAAPGVSHSEGGEPPASTGAQQPSALAALQPAKERRSSSSSSSSSSSSSSSSSSSSSSSSSGSSSSDSEGSSLPAQPEVALKRVPSPTPAPKEAVREGRPPEPTPAKRKRRSSSSSSSSSSSSSSSSSSSSSSSSSSSSSSSSSSSSSSSSSSPSPAKPGPQALPKPASPKKPPPGERRSRSPRKPIDSLRDSRSLSYSPVERRRPSPQPSPQDQLSSSSERGSRRGQRGDSRSPGHKRRRETPSPQPMRHRSSRSP
- the SRRM2 gene encoding serine/arginine repetitive matrix protein 2 isoform X4, with translation MYNGIGLPTPRGSGTNGYVQRNLSLVRGRRGERPDYKGEEELRRLEAALVKRPNPDILDHERKRRVELRCLELEEMMEEQGYEEQQIQEKVATFRLMLLEKDVNPGGKEDTPGQRPAVTETHQLAELNEKKNERLRAAFGISDSYVDGSSFDPQRRAREAKQPAPEPPKPYSLVRESSSSRSPTPKQKKKKKKKDRGRRSESSSPRRERKKSSKKKKHRSESESKKRKHRSPTPKSKRKSKDKKRKRSRSTTPAPKSRRAHRSTSADSASSSDTSRSRSRSAAAKTHVTALTGRSPSPASGRRGEGDAPSGEPGTINTQQPGSPEPSTKRPSSPYEDKDKKEKSAARPSPSPERSSTGPEPPAPTPLLAEQHGGSPQPLATTPLSQEPVNPPSEASPTRGRSPPKSPEKPPQLSSSESSPPSPQPTKVSRHASSSPESPKPAPAPGARRESSSSPTSKNRSHGRAKRDKSHSPTPSRRVGRSRSPAATKRGRSRSRTPTKRGHSRSRSPQWRRSRSAQRWGRSRSPQRRGRSRSPQRPGWSRSRNTQRRGRSRSARRGRSHSRSPATRGRSRSRTPARRGRSRSRTPARRRSRSRTPARRRSRSRTPPRRVRSRSRTPARRRSRTRSPVRRRSRSRSLARRSARSRSRTPARRSARSRSRTPARRSARSRSRTPARRSGRSRSRTPARRGRSRSRTPRRGRSRSRSLVRRGRSHSRTPQRRGRSGSSSERKNKSRTSQRSRSNSSPEMKKSRVSSRRSRSVSSPRSKVKSRLSLRRSLSGSSPCPKQKSQTPPRRSRSGSSQHKAKSRTPPRRSRSGSSPPPKQKSKTPSRQSHSSSSPHSKAKSGTPPRQGSVGSPQANEQSATPQRRSHSESSPDPELKSRTPSRHSCSGSSPPPVKSSTPPRQSPSRSSSPQPKVKAVTSPRRRSHSGSSSPSPSRVTSRTPPRQSRSVSPCSNVESRSLLRHSHSRSSSPDTKVKPETPPRQSHSGSTSPYPKVKPQTPPGLSLFGSKSPRHQEKSKDSPAQSSPGSFSLCPGVKSSTPPGDSYFGSSSLQQRGQSQISPDLRSDTSSPEVRQSHSESPSLQSKSQTPPKGDQSRSSSPITELAPRSPTRQERSELSGSPRLKSGMSPEQSRSQSDSLYAAVDSESLLGQSRSEPSPESKEKMGLPLQEDVTASSPRPRDIFSPLVQVRPESSPVLKDIPRTPLRERSDAGSPLDTRDQNSTLAKLSQGEELMEVVEKSEEPSSHVLSQLSPELKEMAENNLESSPEIEERPAVSLTLDQSQSQAALEAEVAAVASSWGGPRFSPEHKELSNSPPRENSFGSPLEFRNSGPIGTQMNTGFSSEVKEDLNGPFLNQLETDPSLDVREQLTRSSRHSSSELSPDAMEKAGMSSNQSVASPVLDAVPRTPSRERSSSASSPELKDGLPRTPTRRSRSGSSPGLRDGSGTPSRHSLSGSSPGMKDIPRTPSRGRSECDSSPEPKALPQTPRPRSRSPSSPDLNNKCLTPQRERSGSESSVEQKTVARTPLGQRSRSGSSQELDGKPSASPQERSESDSSPDSKTKTRTPLRQRSRSGSSPEVDSKSRPSPRRSRSGSSPEVKDKPRVAPRAQSGSDSSPEPKDPTPRVLPRRSRSGSSSKGRGPSPEGSSSTESSPEHPPKSKTVRRGSRSSPEPKTKSRTPPRRRSSRSSPELTRKARLSRRSHSASSSPETRSRTPPRRRRSPSVSSPEPAEKSRSSRRRRSASSPRTKTTSRRGRSPSPKPRGLQRSRSRSRREKTRTTRRRDRSGSSQSTSRRRQRSRSRSRVTRRRRGGSGYHSRSPARQETSRTSSRRRRGRSRTPPTSRKRSRSRTSPAPWKRSRSRASPATHRRSRSRTPLISRRRSRSRTSPVSRRRSRSRTSVTRRRSRSRASPVSRRRSRSRTPPVTRRRSRSRTPTTRRRSRSRTPPVTRRRSRSRTPPVTRRRSRSRTSPITRRRSRSRTSPVTRRRSRSRTSPVTRRRSRSRTSPVTRRRSRSRTPPAIRRRSRSRTPLLPRKRSRSRSPLAIRRRSRSRTPRITRGKRSLTRSPPAIRRRSASGSSSDRSRSATPPATRNHSGSRTPPVALNSSRVSCFSRPSMSPTPLDRCRSPGMLEPLGSSRTPMSVLQQASGSMMDGPGPRIPDHQRTSVPENHAQSRIALALTAISLGTARPPPSMSAAGLAARMSQVPAPVPLMSLRTAPAANLASRIPAASAAAMNLASARTPAIPTAVNLADSRTPAAAAAMNLASPRTAVAPSAVNLADPRTPTAPAVNLAGARTPAALAALSLTGSGTPPTAANYPSSSRTPQAPASANLVGPRSAHATAPVNIASSRTPTALAPASLTSARMAPALSGANLTSPRVPLSAYERVSGRTSPPLLDRARSRTPPSAPSQSRMTSERAPSPVSRMGQAPSQSLLPPAQERPRSPVPSAFSDQSRSLIAQTTPIAGSQSLSSGAVAKTTSSAGGHNGMLSVAAPGVSHSEGGEPPASTGAQQPSALAALQPAKERRSSSSSSSSSSSSSSSSSSSSSSSSSGSSSSDSEGSSLPAQPEVALKRVPSPTPAPKEAVREGRPPEPTPAKRKRRSSSSSSSSSSSSSSSSSSSSSSSSSSSSSSSSSSSSSSSSSSPSPAKPGPQALPKPASPKKPPPGERSHTQRLAV